Proteins from a single region of Acidimicrobiia bacterium:
- a CDS encoding cytochrome ubiquinol oxidase subunit I has translation MDVLAALSSEPSQLLPARTQMAFTLGFHILLVPMGVAFTFITLLVHFRGLRRGDEVALRLAQRWSKVAAVLFAVGAVSGTVLTFEMGLLWPRLMGRFGDAYGIPFAIEGLFFFLEAIFLAVYIYGWKRLPPWPHFLTGIPVVLSGIGGTLAVVAANAWMNQPAGFTLRDGKVVDVDPWRVIFNDAFWHESVHMLLAAYLVAGFVVASVYAFAMLRGRRDRHHRLGFLVPFSVAAVVMPFQIVVGDLAAREVFHQQPVKFAAQELVFETQRHAPEVIGGILVDGEVRYGIKIPGLASWLADYSTDTKIIGLESVAPRDRPPASIVHLAFDVMVGIATALLALAAWFAFSWWRRRDLPRSRWFLRSAAAAGVLSMVAMEAGWVVTEVGRQPWVVQGLLRTEDAVTRADGVWVSLIVVVLLYTAVGTAAVLVLRSMARRWRAADADEPPVPYGPPPELAPAGSSGRNA, from the coding sequence ATGGACGTGCTCGCGGCGCTCAGCTCGGAGCCATCGCAGCTCTTGCCGGCGCGCACGCAGATGGCGTTCACGCTCGGGTTCCACATCCTGCTCGTACCGATGGGCGTCGCGTTCACGTTCATCACGCTGCTCGTGCATTTCCGCGGTTTGCGCCGCGGCGACGAGGTCGCGCTGCGCCTCGCGCAGCGCTGGTCGAAGGTCGCGGCCGTCCTCTTCGCGGTTGGCGCGGTCAGTGGCACGGTCCTCACCTTCGAGATGGGGCTGCTCTGGCCGCGTTTGATGGGACGGTTCGGAGACGCGTACGGCATCCCGTTCGCGATCGAAGGACTCTTCTTCTTCCTGGAAGCGATCTTTCTTGCCGTCTACATCTACGGGTGGAAGCGCTTGCCACCCTGGCCGCACTTCCTCACGGGCATCCCAGTTGTGTTGTCCGGCATCGGCGGAACACTGGCCGTCGTCGCCGCGAACGCGTGGATGAACCAGCCGGCCGGCTTCACGCTTCGAGACGGCAAAGTCGTCGACGTCGATCCGTGGCGCGTCATCTTCAACGACGCGTTCTGGCACGAGAGCGTCCACATGCTGCTCGCCGCATACCTGGTTGCGGGATTCGTGGTCGCCAGCGTCTACGCGTTCGCGATGTTGCGTGGTCGTCGCGATCGGCATCATCGACTGGGCTTCCTCGTGCCGTTCAGCGTCGCGGCTGTCGTGATGCCGTTCCAGATCGTGGTCGGTGACCTCGCCGCGCGCGAGGTCTTCCACCAGCAGCCGGTGAAATTCGCGGCGCAAGAGCTCGTGTTCGAGACACAGCGCCATGCGCCCGAGGTGATCGGCGGCATCCTCGTGGATGGTGAGGTTCGCTATGGGATCAAGATCCCCGGACTCGCGTCATGGCTCGCTGACTACAGCACCGATACGAAGATCATCGGCTTGGAGTCGGTCGCGCCGCGTGACCGGCCGCCGGCGAGCATCGTCCATCTCGCCTTCGACGTGATGGTGGGGATCGCCACCGCGCTACTCGCCCTCGCGGCGTGGTTCGCGTTCTCGTGGTGGCGACGCCGCGACCTCCCGCGGTCACGGTGGTTCCTGCGCAGCGCCGCGGCTGCAGGTGTGCTCTCGATGGTGGCCATGGAGGCCGGCTGGGTGGTGACGGAGGTCGGCCGCCAACCCTGGGTGGTGCAGGGCCTGCTCCGAACCGAGGACGCGGTGACTCGAGCCGACGGCGTGTGGGTGAGTCTCATCGTTGTCGTGCTCCTGTACACGGCCGTCGGGACGGCGGCGGTGCTCGTGCTCCGCTCGATGGCGCGCCGCTGGCGCGCGGCAGACGCCGATGAGCCACCGGTGCCCTACGGACCTCCTCCTGAACTCGCGCCCGCGGGGTCGAGTGGTAGGAACGCATGA
- a CDS encoding HD domain-containing phosphohydrolase, translating to MGVGTDGQRPFGLWCALVGGLAMAPALALASGGPPVPVTELAVLVALCVFAEHMVVRHPNGAALSGSVVVALAAVFVFRHSAPLLGPLLVGLAGGLYFPHLRRGQWLLMFFNAGNFGLSTLSAAAAYQVVAGTTTRIVPSLLGAIAAGLAYCAVNVSIVGIGLHFRHRMTFASLVPTLWGVADLQIIVFATVGVFLGRLYDHHGLWVPVLFVLPILVARQAYAAYLAMQEAREATLDVLIECLEAKDPYTAGHVRRVATFACYIGSEFGQSSGRLRRLREAALMHDLGKLIIPNQLLNKPGRLTASEYARVRHHEVISVDLLAGIDLLASNTNAVTDYGLDASLEGRIVHVADAFDAMTSTRAYRKAMSHDDAVAELRANAGIQFDRQCVESLITALERVGERYGAGVESSAAARRFGVEPPLAGAGSAGLGDLAPEPA from the coding sequence ATGGGCGTCGGGACCGACGGGCAACGCCCGTTCGGCTTGTGGTGTGCCCTCGTAGGGGGCCTGGCAATGGCGCCTGCCCTCGCGCTCGCATCCGGGGGGCCGCCGGTTCCCGTCACGGAGCTCGCCGTGTTGGTGGCGTTGTGCGTGTTCGCCGAGCACATGGTCGTCCGCCACCCCAATGGAGCCGCGCTCTCGGGCTCGGTCGTCGTTGCGCTGGCAGCGGTGTTCGTGTTCCGTCACAGCGCTCCACTTCTGGGCCCGCTGCTCGTGGGACTCGCCGGCGGCCTCTACTTCCCGCACCTGCGCCGTGGGCAATGGCTGCTCATGTTCTTCAACGCCGGCAACTTCGGGCTTTCAACCCTCTCGGCCGCGGCCGCCTATCAAGTCGTCGCGGGGACCACGACGCGAATCGTCCCGAGCCTGCTCGGCGCGATCGCGGCCGGTCTCGCGTACTGCGCGGTCAACGTGTCGATCGTCGGCATCGGGCTCCACTTCCGGCATCGGATGACGTTCGCTTCGTTGGTTCCCACGCTCTGGGGTGTCGCCGACCTCCAGATCATCGTCTTCGCCACCGTCGGCGTGTTCCTCGGTCGTCTGTACGACCATCACGGCCTGTGGGTCCCCGTACTGTTCGTGCTTCCCATCCTGGTGGCGCGCCAGGCGTACGCGGCGTATCTCGCGATGCAGGAGGCGCGCGAAGCAACCCTCGACGTGCTCATCGAGTGCCTCGAGGCCAAGGACCCCTACACCGCCGGCCACGTGCGGCGCGTCGCGACGTTCGCGTGTTACATCGGTTCTGAGTTCGGGCAGTCGTCGGGCCGCCTCCGTCGCCTCCGCGAAGCCGCGCTCATGCACGACCTCGGGAAGCTCATCATCCCGAACCAGCTCCTGAACAAGCCCGGTCGCCTGACGGCGAGCGAGTACGCCCGTGTCCGGCATCACGAGGTCATCTCAGTCGACCTACTCGCAGGGATCGACCTGCTCGCCTCGAACACCAATGCGGTCACCGACTACGGGCTCGACGCCTCACTCGAAGGTCGCATCGTGCACGTGGCCGACGCCTTCGACGCGATGACGTCGACCCGGGCCTACCGCAAGGCGATGTCGCACGACGACGCGGTCGCCGAGCTGCGCGCCAACGCGGGGATCCAGTTCGACCGCCAGTGCGTGGAGAGCCTCATCACCGCACTCGAGCGCGTTGGTGAGCGCTACGGCGCGGGTGTGGAATCGAGTGCGGCCGCTCGACGGTTCGGGGTAGAGCCACCGCTCGCCGGTGCCGGCTCAGCAGGGCTCGGCGACCTCGCGCCCGAACCTGCTTGA
- a CDS encoding SDR family oxidoreductase — MSDSLGTPATGVVVTGGASGIGKACALALGAVGRPVAVWDVDEAGAAATAAECAAIGVTSHAAHVDVSERAQIDAAVAPTLAALGSVGGLVHAAGMVRPALDDVIDADTWDFVLDVNLRAHGLIVSALLPALRQANPGSAVVGIASIEGLIGHGGIPSYVASKHGLIGLTRSLAHRLGLEGIRANAVCPGYISTPMLEPAIPSPEARAQLESTVPLGRLGAAEEVGRVVRFLLSEEASYINGAAIVVDGGVTAVGGQKFGGG; from the coding sequence GTGAGCGACAGCCTCGGCACTCCCGCCACCGGCGTGGTCGTCACCGGTGGCGCGTCGGGGATCGGCAAGGCGTGCGCGCTCGCGCTGGGGGCGGTCGGGCGACCCGTCGCGGTATGGGATGTCGACGAGGCGGGCGCTGCCGCGACGGCGGCTGAGTGTGCGGCAATCGGGGTGACGAGCCACGCGGCGCACGTCGACGTGAGCGAACGGGCACAGATCGACGCTGCGGTCGCGCCAACTCTCGCGGCGCTCGGCTCAGTGGGCGGACTCGTGCACGCCGCAGGGATGGTACGGCCCGCGCTCGATGACGTGATCGACGCCGACACCTGGGACTTCGTGCTGGATGTCAACCTGCGCGCGCACGGACTGATCGTTTCGGCGCTGCTCCCCGCGCTGCGTCAGGCCAACCCGGGTTCGGCCGTCGTGGGCATCGCGTCGATCGAGGGGCTCATCGGTCACGGCGGCATCCCGTCGTACGTCGCCTCGAAGCACGGGCTCATCGGTCTGACGCGGTCGCTCGCGCACCGGCTCGGGCTCGAGGGCATCCGGGCGAACGCAGTGTGTCCGGGGTACATCAGCACGCCCATGCTCGAACCTGCGATCCCGTCACCCGAAGCCAGAGCCCAACTGGAGTCCACGGTGCCGCTCGGTCGATTGGGCGCGGCCGAGGAGGTCGGGCGCGTGGTCCGGTTCCTGCTCTCCGAAGAGGCGTCCTACATCAACGGGGCCGCGATCGTGGTGGACGGCGGCGTCACCGCCGTCGGTGGCCAGAAGTTCGGCGGCGGCTGA
- a CDS encoding acyl-CoA synthetase produces MSSYNLSELFERVADAVPERTALVAHDRRLTYAQLEERANRLAHHLADAGIGRGDHVGLQLLNGTEYMEGMLACYKLRAVPVNVNYRYVERELEHLFSDADLVGLVFHRRFGPAVVGVVPKLDKLRHLIVVEDDSGEPIPDGAVDYEAALAASSPSRTFAGRANDDLYLCYTGGTTGMPKGVMWTHEDIFFGALGGGDPTRTSPITEPEEIVERIPEMPAVQLVTPPLMHVSGHWSTLSTLFAGGQAVYGAPGPWEPAATLDLIQKERANFVTLVGDAMVRPVIDLVRANPDRWDLSSLFVLASGGALCSSTTKELAREALPTVMIIDGYGSTETGVVGNERREPGGDAPSAAHFAVDDRTAVLDDDLKSVSPGSGVVGRLARRGRLPMGYYNDPEKTAATFVEVDGERWAMSGDFAHVEADGSIVLHGRGSLAINTGGEKVFPEEVEATLLAHPAVQDTLVVGVPDARWGERVVAVVSRRDGGELTLDGIQAHCRKELAGYKVPRELVLVKQIQRGPNGKADYRWAKEQALAAQED; encoded by the coding sequence ATGTCGTCGTACAACCTGTCCGAGCTGTTCGAGCGCGTCGCCGACGCCGTCCCGGAGCGGACCGCGCTCGTTGCGCACGACCGGCGCCTTACCTACGCCCAGCTCGAGGAACGTGCCAACCGATTGGCGCACCACCTCGCTGACGCCGGCATCGGTCGCGGCGACCACGTCGGGCTCCAGCTGCTGAACGGCACGGAGTACATGGAAGGCATGCTCGCCTGCTACAAGCTACGCGCCGTTCCGGTGAACGTGAACTACCGATACGTGGAGCGCGAGCTCGAGCACCTGTTCAGCGACGCCGACCTCGTCGGCTTGGTGTTCCATCGGCGCTTCGGGCCCGCGGTCGTCGGCGTCGTTCCGAAGCTCGACAAGCTCCGGCACCTCATCGTGGTCGAGGACGACAGCGGTGAACCGATCCCCGACGGTGCCGTGGACTACGAGGCCGCGCTGGCGGCGTCATCGCCCAGCCGCACGTTCGCAGGGCGGGCGAACGACGACCTGTACCTCTGCTACACGGGCGGCACCACCGGCATGCCGAAGGGCGTGATGTGGACGCACGAAGACATCTTCTTCGGTGCGCTCGGTGGCGGCGACCCGACCCGCACCTCGCCGATCACCGAACCCGAGGAGATCGTGGAGCGCATCCCGGAGATGCCCGCGGTGCAGCTCGTGACTCCTCCGCTCATGCACGTGAGCGGGCACTGGTCCACATTGTCCACGCTCTTCGCCGGGGGTCAGGCGGTCTACGGCGCGCCCGGCCCGTGGGAGCCGGCGGCCACGCTCGACCTCATCCAAAAGGAACGGGCGAACTTCGTCACCTTGGTCGGCGACGCGATGGTGCGGCCGGTCATCGACCTCGTGCGCGCGAACCCGGACCGTTGGGACCTCTCCTCACTGTTCGTGCTCGCGTCGGGCGGGGCGCTGTGCTCCTCCACCACGAAGGAGCTCGCGCGCGAGGCCCTGCCCACCGTGATGATCATCGACGGGTACGGCTCCACCGAGACGGGCGTCGTCGGCAACGAGCGCCGCGAGCCGGGTGGCGACGCGCCGTCTGCCGCCCACTTCGCGGTTGACGACCGCACCGCCGTGCTCGACGACGACCTCAAGTCGGTCTCGCCGGGGTCGGGCGTGGTCGGGCGCCTGGCGCGCCGAGGCCGCCTCCCGATGGGCTACTACAACGACCCCGAGAAGACCGCGGCCACGTTCGTCGAGGTCGACGGAGAGCGCTGGGCGATGTCGGGCGACTTCGCCCACGTCGAAGCCGACGGTTCGATCGTCCTGCACGGCCGCGGCTCGCTCGCGATCAACACCGGTGGAGAGAAGGTCTTTCCCGAAGAAGTCGAGGCCACCCTGCTCGCGCACCCCGCAGTGCAGGACACGCTCGTGGTGGGTGTACCCGACGCGCGGTGGGGGGAACGTGTGGTGGCGGTGGTGTCGCGGCGCGATGGGGGAGAGCTCACACTCGATGGGATCCAGGCGCATTGCCGGAAGGAGCTCGCGGGCTACAAGGTGCCGCGCGAGCTCGTGTTGGTGAAGCAGATCCAGCGCGGGCCCAACGGCAAGGCCGACTACCGCTGGGCCAAGGAGCAGGCCCTCGCCGCCCAAGAGGACTGA
- a CDS encoding TauD/TfdA family dioxygenase → MSGVTITPVSGALGAEVRGLDLERLDDAGFAALEQALIDHLVVFLPDQHLTPHGHTALGRRFGEIEIHPFLQKLSDEHQEIVVLDGDAGARADVWHTDVTFSDSPPLCSILHMVKCPSRGGDTLFSNQYRVLEGLSEPVRDLLGGLTAVHTAAVFGHPEQQSEHPAVRVHPVTGRPSLYVNRQFTSHFPQLRRGESDALLDFLLAFSEQPQFQCRYRWEPGGVGIWDNRCTQHYAVNDYDESRVIQRVTVLGDLPKGDAPRWSHWQPTTMSASAAGEMGLSGSY, encoded by the coding sequence ATGTCTGGTGTGACGATCACGCCGGTGTCGGGTGCGTTGGGCGCCGAGGTGCGCGGGCTCGACCTCGAGCGGCTCGACGACGCCGGCTTCGCCGCGCTCGAGCAGGCGCTCATCGACCACCTCGTGGTGTTCCTCCCCGATCAGCACCTCACGCCCCACGGCCACACGGCCCTCGGCCGGCGGTTCGGGGAGATCGAGATCCACCCGTTCCTCCAGAAGCTGAGCGACGAGCACCAGGAGATCGTCGTGCTCGACGGCGACGCCGGTGCTCGCGCCGACGTCTGGCATACCGACGTCACGTTCAGCGATTCACCGCCCCTGTGTTCGATCCTGCACATGGTGAAGTGCCCGAGCCGCGGCGGAGACACGCTGTTCTCGAACCAGTACCGCGTGCTCGAAGGACTGTCGGAGCCGGTCCGCGACCTGCTCGGTGGTCTGACCGCGGTGCACACCGCCGCCGTGTTCGGGCACCCCGAGCAGCAGTCGGAGCACCCCGCCGTGCGCGTGCACCCGGTGACCGGTCGTCCGTCCCTCTACGTCAACCGCCAGTTCACGTCCCACTTCCCGCAGCTCCGGCGCGGCGAGAGCGACGCGCTGCTGGACTTTCTCCTTGCCTTCTCCGAGCAGCCTCAGTTCCAGTGCCGATACCGATGGGAACCGGGCGGCGTCGGCATCTGGGACAACCGCTGCACGCAGCACTACGCGGTGAACGACTACGACGAGTCACGCGTGATCCAACGCGTCACCGTGCTGGGCGATCTCCCCAAGGGTGACGCGCCGCGGTGGTCACACTGGCAGCCGACCACCATGTCGGCATCCGCCGCCGGCGAGATGGGGCTGAGCGGGTCTTACTAG
- a CDS encoding nitrilase-related carbon-nitrogen hydrolase yields the protein MKVAGIQHDIVWEDPPATFAVLEPAIAEAADAGARLVVLTEMFSTGFSMDTEKIAEPVDGPSTRFLVEQAQRHGVWVCGSLPERPAGQTLPFNRLVLAAPDGTTHRYAKIHPFSYAREQERFAAGSEHVTVDVDGARCSLFVCYDLRFADEFWALAHDTDCYIVVANWPESRRAHWRALLVARAIENQAYVVGVNRVGEGGGLDYVGDSRIVDPLGEVLAEATGTEAVLVADVDPARVTDVRKKFPFLTDRRGS from the coding sequence ATGAAAGTCGCGGGGATTCAGCACGACATCGTGTGGGAGGACCCGCCCGCGACCTTCGCGGTACTCGAGCCGGCGATCGCCGAGGCCGCCGACGCCGGGGCGCGGCTCGTGGTGCTCACCGAGATGTTCTCGACCGGGTTCTCGATGGACACCGAGAAGATCGCAGAGCCGGTCGACGGCCCGAGCACTCGGTTTCTCGTCGAGCAGGCCCAGCGGCACGGCGTGTGGGTGTGCGGCTCGCTGCCCGAGCGCCCCGCTGGTCAGACCCTGCCGTTCAACCGCCTGGTGCTCGCCGCCCCGGACGGCACCACTCATCGCTACGCCAAGATCCACCCGTTCAGCTACGCCCGTGAGCAGGAGCGGTTCGCGGCGGGGAGTGAACACGTCACCGTCGACGTGGACGGCGCCCGGTGCAGCTTGTTCGTCTGTTACGACCTGCGTTTTGCCGACGAGTTCTGGGCGCTCGCGCACGATACGGATTGCTACATCGTGGTCGCGAACTGGCCCGAGAGCCGACGAGCGCACTGGCGCGCGCTCCTCGTGGCGCGCGCGATCGAGAATCAGGCCTACGTGGTCGGCGTCAACCGCGTCGGTGAGGGCGGTGGCCTCGATTACGTCGGCGACAGCCGGATCGTCGATCCGCTCGGCGAGGTCCTGGCTGAGGCGACGGGCACGGAGGCAGTCCTCGTCGCCGACGTCGACCCGGCGCGAGTCACCGACGTGCGCAAGAAGTTCCCGTTCCTCACTGACCGCCGTGGCAGCTAG
- a CDS encoding pyridoxal phosphate-dependent aminotransferase: MADADRYLTSRLHGFGTTIFAEMSALAERTAAINLGQGFPDTDGPAAVAEAAIAAIRDGHNQYPPGAGIPALREAIAIHQQRFYGLAYDPDTEILVTTGATEGIAASLLALCNDGDEVVTFEPYYDSYAACIAMAGAHRRVVTLRTPDYRFDPDALRAAITDKTRLLLLNSPHNPTGKVFDREELELIAELCVEHDLIAVTDEVYEHLVFDGEHIPLASLPGMRERTVTISSAGKTFSFTGWKIGWVCAPPGLVAAVRMVKQYLTYVSGAPFQHAIAGALLLDDGYYSAFRDDLMIKRDLICSGLRDVGFDVFEPAGTYFVTVDIRPFGEGDGAAFCRSLADRCGVVGVPNVVFYDDVDAGRSLVRFAFCKRLEVLDAAVSRLKALKK, encoded by the coding sequence GTGGCTGACGCCGATCGTTACCTCACGTCACGGCTCCATGGCTTCGGCACGACCATCTTCGCGGAGATGTCGGCACTCGCGGAACGCACCGCCGCGATCAACCTCGGGCAAGGCTTTCCCGACACCGATGGACCCGCCGCAGTGGCCGAGGCGGCCATCGCCGCGATCCGCGACGGCCACAACCAGTACCCACCTGGGGCCGGAATCCCGGCGCTCCGCGAGGCGATTGCCATACACCAGCAGCGGTTCTACGGCCTCGCCTACGACCCCGACACCGAGATCCTCGTCACGACCGGTGCGACCGAGGGGATCGCGGCCAGCCTGCTCGCGTTGTGCAACGACGGCGACGAAGTGGTGACGTTCGAGCCCTACTACGACTCGTATGCGGCCTGCATCGCGATGGCGGGCGCGCATCGCCGAGTGGTGACCCTGCGAACTCCCGACTACCGGTTCGATCCGGACGCGCTGCGCGCCGCGATCACCGACAAGACACGACTCTTGTTGCTCAACTCCCCGCACAATCCAACCGGCAAGGTGTTCGACCGCGAGGAGCTCGAGCTGATCGCCGAGCTGTGCGTGGAACACGATCTGATCGCGGTCACCGACGAGGTCTACGAGCACCTCGTGTTCGATGGCGAACACATACCGCTCGCGTCGCTTCCGGGCATGCGCGAGCGGACGGTCACGATCTCCTCGGCCGGCAAGACGTTCTCCTTCACCGGTTGGAAGATCGGTTGGGTGTGTGCCCCGCCCGGACTCGTTGCGGCGGTACGGATGGTCAAGCAGTACCTGACGTATGTCAGCGGCGCCCCGTTCCAACATGCGATCGCCGGTGCGCTGCTGCTCGACGACGGCTATTACTCGGCATTCAGGGACGACCTCATGATCAAGCGGGACCTGATCTGCTCCGGTCTCCGTGATGTCGGGTTCGACGTGTTCGAACCCGCGGGCACGTACTTCGTGACGGTTGACATCCGACCATTCGGTGAAGGTGACGGAGCCGCGTTCTGCCGTTCACTCGCCGACCGATGTGGTGTGGTCGGTGTGCCGAACGTGGTCTTCTACGACGATGTCGATGCGGGTCGATCACTCGTGCGGTTCGCATTCTGCAAGCGCCTCGAGGTGCTCGACGCGGCCGTCAGCCGGCTCAAGGCGCTGAAGAAATGA
- a CDS encoding aminotransferase class III-fold pyridoxal phosphate-dependent enzyme, whose translation MSQPQQPFANRDETLRAFADHISRGKVETFEELGIDLVLGRREGPFFWDAYDGRRFYNCHCNGGVFNLGHRNPAIVAALRDALEDVDVGNHHLVSGWKAALAQRLSATTDDRLIGTVFSPSGSEAVEVAIKTAVAVSGRRTVVSAHGSYHGHTGLAASAADARYHEPYHLELPGFVHVPWNDVAAMDAAIGSATAIVLLETVPATLGMPLPDDGYLAAVQQLCHDRGALFALDEVQTGLGRSGRMWCFEHDEVQPDIVVTGKGLGGGLYPIAATLMSPAVHRFYDDEPFVHVSSYGGSDLGCVVALAVLDVIEQPGFLERVEHVGLRLEKELAPLPCDVRRRGLFIGLKWPDEAAGVLAAKACIDAGVFAVFANNDTSVLQMLPPLILDDAQVDELAELLVGALG comes from the coding sequence GTGAGCCAACCGCAGCAACCCTTTGCCAACCGTGACGAGACGCTCCGTGCGTTCGCCGACCACATCTCGCGGGGCAAGGTGGAGACGTTCGAGGAGCTCGGCATCGATCTCGTCCTGGGCCGACGCGAAGGTCCGTTCTTCTGGGACGCGTATGACGGGCGTCGGTTCTACAACTGCCACTGCAACGGCGGCGTCTTCAACCTCGGTCACCGCAATCCCGCGATCGTCGCGGCGTTGCGCGACGCGCTCGAGGACGTCGATGTCGGCAACCACCATCTCGTCTCGGGGTGGAAGGCCGCGTTGGCGCAGCGACTCAGCGCGACGACTGACGACCGACTCATTGGCACGGTCTTCTCGCCGTCGGGTTCCGAAGCCGTCGAGGTGGCTATCAAGACCGCGGTCGCCGTGAGCGGTCGACGCACCGTTGTGTCTGCGCACGGCTCGTACCACGGGCACACCGGTCTCGCCGCGAGCGCGGCAGATGCGCGCTACCACGAGCCGTATCACCTCGAGCTGCCGGGGTTCGTCCACGTGCCGTGGAACGACGTCGCCGCAATGGACGCGGCGATCGGCAGCGCCACGGCGATCGTGCTGCTCGAGACCGTGCCGGCCACGCTGGGGATGCCACTGCCGGACGACGGGTATCTGGCCGCGGTGCAGCAGCTCTGCCATGACCGCGGTGCGCTCTTCGCGCTGGACGAGGTGCAAACCGGCCTCGGGCGCTCGGGGCGCATGTGGTGCTTCGAGCACGACGAGGTGCAGCCCGACATCGTCGTCACGGGCAAGGGACTCGGCGGCGGCCTGTACCCGATCGCGGCCACGCTCATGAGCCCCGCTGTGCACCGCTTCTACGACGATGAGCCGTTCGTGCACGTGTCGTCGTACGGGGGATCAGATCTTGGATGCGTTGTGGCGCTCGCTGTGCTCGACGTGATCGAGCAACCCGGGTTCCTCGAGCGTGTCGAGCACGTCGGGTTGCGGCTCGAGAAGGAGCTCGCGCCGCTTCCTTGTGATGTGCGCCGCCGCGGTCTGTTCATCGGCTTGAAGTGGCCTGACGAGGCAGCCGGCGTGCTCGCGGCGAAGGCATGCATCGACGCGGGTGTGTTCGCCGTCTTCGCCAACAACGACACGTCGGTGCTCCAGATGCTCCCGCCCTTGATCCTCGACGATGCCCAGGTCGACGAGCTCGCCGAACTCCTTGTAGGCGCGTTGGGATGA